AGTAGCTCTGGGAAGTCTGAAAACATTATAAGGGGTGTTGATGCGGCTTTAAATAAGGGTTGCTCTGTCATAACCCTTTCAGGTTTTGATGAGAATAATCCTTTAAGTTCAATGGGGAATATCAATTTTTATGTTCCAAAAGATAGATATGGCCCAGTTGAGACAATCCACCAATACCTTTGCCATTATATATTAGACATCATTCTTTATGAAAGAGAATAGAGAAAAATGATAAATTTAGGTATAGTGGGTTATGGATATTGGGGACCTAATGTTACCAGAAATTTTATTACAAATGAAGTAGTTAAGATTATTGCTATCTGTGATATGAACCAGGAAGCGAGAAATAGGGCTTGTAAGGCATATCATAATATTAAAATAGAAAAAGATTATAATGAAATTATAGCTTCACCAAATATTGATGCGGTAGCAATTGTTACCCCTGTCTTTACCCATTATGAACTGGCTAAAAAAGCTCTCCTTAATGGAAAACATATCTTTGTGGAAAAGCCATTTACATCCAAGTCTTCTGAGGGAGAGGAGCTGATAGAACTGGCAGAGAAAAGGAATCTTAAGATTATGGTAGACCATACATTCCTTTTTACACCTGCTGTAAGAAAGATAAGGGAGATTGTTGATGATAATATATTGGGAAGGCTTTATTACTACGATTCAACCAGAATAAACCTTGGGCTTTTCCAGCATGATATCAATGTAATTTGGGATTTAGCTCCACATGATTTTGCCATAATGGATTATGTCATAAAGGAAAGACCTTCTGGAATCTGTAGCCATGGGGCAGAGCATTTCAATAGAGGTTTAGAAGATGTGGCATATGTTACCATATATTTTGATAGCAACCTGGTTGCTCATTTTAATGTTAATTGGTTGTCTCCTGTTAAAATTAGAATGACCTTAATAGGTGGAGAAAAGAAGATGTTGACATGGAATGATTTGGAATTAGATGAGAAGATTAAAGTATATGACAGGGGGGTTGAGATTACAACGAAAGAAGGGGTTTATAATCTATTGGCAAAGTATCGCTCTGGCGATATGTGGGCGCCAAAGATAGAGAATGTTGAGGCTTTAAAGCTAGAGACAGAATATTTTATTGATTGTATATTGAATGATAAAACACCCATTAACGATGGGTATGCAGGGTTAAGGGTTATAAAGATGCTAGAGGCATCAAATGAATCCTTGAGAAATAAAGGAAGATTGGTAAGATTATGAAGGAATATTTATGTATATCAAATGATGTAAAACTAGGAAAGAATGTATGGCTTTCAAAATTTATAAACCTTTATGGATGCGAGATAGGAGATAATACAAAGATAGGTGCATTTGTTGAGGTCCAGAAAAATGCTATAATTGGAAAAAATTGCAAGATATCCTCCCATACCTTTATTTGTGAGGGGGTAAGCATTGGAGATAATTGTTTCATTGGCCATGGCGTTATGTTTATAAACGACAACTATCCCAAAGCAACAAATCCTAATGGAGAGATAGAAAGAGAGGAGGATTGGAAAGAAAGGTTTGTTAAAACTATAATAGAAAACAATGTATCCATTGGAAGCAATGCCACAATCCTTGGAAATATAAACATTGGAGAAGGGGCAATCATTGGAGCAGGAAGCGTGGTTACAAAGGATGTTCCTTCCCATCAGGTCTGGCTAGGAAATCCCGCCAGGATGATTAAAACAAGAAAATGAAGAAAATCCCATTGGTGAACCTTAAAGCAGGTTTTCTTCCCATAAAGGAAGAGGCAATGCTGGCTATTGAAGAAGTATTTTCTAAGATGAACCTCTTTCTTGGACCAAATGTTTCTGCTTTAGAGGAGGAGTTTGCTGCTTATTGTGGGACAAAATATGCAATTGGTGTTGGTTCAGGAACAGATGCCCTTCACCTGGCATTACTTGCAGGGGATATTAAAGAGGGTGATGAGGTAATTACATCGCCCCATACATTTTTTGCTACCACAGAGGCAATTGCCTACCTTGGAGCAAGACCTGTCTTTGTTGATATAGACCCTTTTATCTATACGATTGATCCCTCTCTAATAGAAGAAAGGATAAGCTCAAAGACAAAGGCTATCATTCCAATACATATGTATGGACAAGCCGCAGAGATGAATCCTATTTCGGAGATTGCAGCAAAGTATGGCTTGAAAGTCATAGAAGATGCCTGTCAGGCACATGGAGGGGAATATTATGGAAGAAAATGTGGAAGCATAGGAGATATAGGATGCTTTAGCTTCTATTTTACAAAAAACCTTGGAGGATATGGAGAGGGAGGAATGGTTACTACCAATAGTCCAGAAATGGCAGAGAAGGTAAGGCTTTATAGAAACCATGGACATAAGAGCAAGTATGAACACTCTATTATTGGGTATAATTATAGACTTGATGAAATCCAGGCAGCAATATTGAGAATAAAACTAAAACACCTTGATGATTATAATAAAAGGCGCCAAGAGATTGCTAAAAGATATACTCACTTGCTTCAGGACACCCCATTAAAACTGCCAAAAGAAGTAAGTAATAGAAGGCATGTCTGGCATCTTTATGTAGTAAGGACAAGGGAAAGGGATGAGTTTCAGGAATATCTGAGTAATAAAGGCATAGCTACAGGTATCCATTATAAAATCCCTATACATCTACAAGAAGCCTGTAAGCATTATGGCTATAAAGAGGGAGATTTTCCTGAGGCAGAAAAGATAAGTAAAGAAATTTTATCATTACCAATTTATCCTGAGTTAAGCGATGATGATATTGAATATATCGCAATGGCAATAGGAGAATTCTTCAACAAATGGAAATAAAGAAAAAAAATATTCTGATTACCGGTGGTGCAGGTTTTATTGGAAGCCATTTAGTTGAGAGATTATATAAAAGACATAAAATTGTTATATTTGACAATCTAAGAAGAGATTCTTTGAAGTATATCCCGGAATTAAAAGACCATCCAAATGTAAAATTTATAGAGGGGGATGTTTTGGATAAAGAAGGGCTTTTCCTTGCAATGAAGGATTGTGATTATGTAGTCCATTTAGCAGCCATTGCAGGTGTTTCAAGCTATTATAAAAATCCTACTAAAACCCTTAAAGTAAACATTCTTGGAACTACTAATCTTCTTGAATGTTGTAAGGAGTTAAGGATTAAGAAGGTTATTGATTTCTCAACCAGTGAGGTATATGGAAGAGATGCCTATAATGTTAGTGAAGATTCAAATCATTGTATAGGACCTATTAATGATTATAGGTGGACATATGCTGTAAGTAAGCTTGCTAGTGAACAATTGACCCTTAGCTATGGAAAGAAATATGGCTTTAAGGGATTTTCTGTTAGACCATTTAATATATATGGACCAAGACAGACAGGTGAGGGTGCTATTAGCAATTTCTTTAGAGCTGTTGTCCAAAAAGAGCCAATTGTTATATATGGAGATGGAAGCCCTATAAGGGCATGGTGTTATATCAGTGACTGTATTGATGCCATAGAAAGACTGGTTGAGGATGAGACAATAGAAGAACCATCTACATTTAATATTGGGAATCCAAAAGAGACCTGTACTATCCTTTGGTTGGCAAGGCTTATCTCTTATGTTGTTGGCTATGATATTCCCATTATTTTTAGGGAGGTAGAAAGGAGTGAAATTCTTATAAGGATTCCAAATATTGATAGGGCAGTGAGGGTTTTAGGATATAATCCTAAGGTTAACCTGATGGAAGGGCTCAGGCTAACCTATGAACATTTCAAACTACTATGAATCTTTCTGTTATAGGATGTGGTAAAATGGGATTTCCGTTAGCAGTTAATGCGGCTTCTAAGGGATGGAATGTGATAGGCGTTGATATAAATCCAAAAACTGTTGAAATGATTAATAATGGAGAGATGCCCATAGATGAGCCAGGGATAGAAGGAATTCTGAATGATGTTGTAAAAAGAGGTCTTCTAAGGGCAACATTAGATTTAAAAGAAGCTGTTTCAATCGCTGATGTGGTAATAGTAATAGTTCCTGTTTTATTGGATAATTATAATCGTGCAGACCTTATAGGAATAAAGGATGTAGCCCAAAGATTAAGCAAATGTATGAAAAAGAAGGTTCTTATTAGCTTTGAAACCACGCTTCCTGTTGGGACAACAAGGAATATTCTTAAGCCAATCCTAGAAAGCAATGGTTTGAAGGCCGAAGAGGATTT
This portion of the bacterium genome encodes:
- a CDS encoding NAD-dependent epimerase/dehydratase family protein, which encodes MEIKKKNILITGGAGFIGSHLVERLYKRHKIVIFDNLRRDSLKYIPELKDHPNVKFIEGDVLDKEGLFLAMKDCDYVVHLAAIAGVSSYYKNPTKTLKVNILGTTNLLECCKELRIKKVIDFSTSEVYGRDAYNVSEDSNHCIGPINDYRWTYAVSKLASEQLTLSYGKKYGFKGFSVRPFNIYGPRQTGEGAISNFFRAVVQKEPIVIYGDGSPIRAWCYISDCIDAIERLVEDETIEEPSTFNIGNPKETCTILWLARLISYVVGYDIPIIFREVERSEILIRIPNIDRAVRVLGYNPKVNLMEGLRLTYEHFKLL
- a CDS encoding acyltransferase produces the protein MKEYLCISNDVKLGKNVWLSKFINLYGCEIGDNTKIGAFVEVQKNAIIGKNCKISSHTFICEGVSIGDNCFIGHGVMFINDNYPKATNPNGEIEREEDWKERFVKTIIENNVSIGSNATILGNINIGEGAIIGAGSVVTKDVPSHQVWLGNPARMIKTRK
- a CDS encoding Gfo/Idh/MocA family oxidoreductase is translated as MINLGIVGYGYWGPNVTRNFITNEVVKIIAICDMNQEARNRACKAYHNIKIEKDYNEIIASPNIDAVAIVTPVFTHYELAKKALLNGKHIFVEKPFTSKSSEGEELIELAEKRNLKIMVDHTFLFTPAVRKIREIVDDNILGRLYYYDSTRINLGLFQHDINVIWDLAPHDFAIMDYVIKERPSGICSHGAEHFNRGLEDVAYVTIYFDSNLVAHFNVNWLSPVKIRMTLIGGEKKMLTWNDLELDEKIKVYDRGVEITTKEGVYNLLAKYRSGDMWAPKIENVEALKLETEYFIDCILNDKTPINDGYAGLRVIKMLEASNESLRNKGRLVRL
- a CDS encoding DegT/DnrJ/EryC1/StrS family aminotransferase gives rise to the protein MKKIPLVNLKAGFLPIKEEAMLAIEEVFSKMNLFLGPNVSALEEEFAAYCGTKYAIGVGSGTDALHLALLAGDIKEGDEVITSPHTFFATTEAIAYLGARPVFVDIDPFIYTIDPSLIEERISSKTKAIIPIHMYGQAAEMNPISEIAAKYGLKVIEDACQAHGGEYYGRKCGSIGDIGCFSFYFTKNLGGYGEGGMVTTNSPEMAEKVRLYRNHGHKSKYEHSIIGYNYRLDEIQAAILRIKLKHLDDYNKRRQEIAKRYTHLLQDTPLKLPKEVSNRRHVWHLYVVRTRERDEFQEYLSNKGIATGIHYKIPIHLQEACKHYGYKEGDFPEAEKISKEILSLPIYPELSDDDIEYIAMAIGEFFNKWK